The following proteins are encoded in a genomic region of Astatotilapia calliptera chromosome 22, fAstCal1.2, whole genome shotgun sequence:
- the LOC113014095 gene encoding tubulin beta chain-like — MPHPPKPAGLSAATNSAQSVGQQPSLTSSALCSITNCPSIMREIVHIQAGQCGNQIGAKFWEVISDEHGIDPTGTYHGDSDLQLDRISVYYNEATGGKYVPRAILVDLEPGTMDSVRSGPFGQIFRPDNFVFGQSGAGNNWAKGHYTEGAELVDSVLDVVRKEAESCECLQGFQLTHSLGGGTGSGMGTLLISKIREEYPDRIMNTFSVVPSPKVSDTVVEPYNATLSVHQLVENTDETYCIDNEALYDICFRTLKLTTPTYGDLNHLVSATMSGVTTCLRFPGQLNADLRKLAVNMVPFPRLHFFMPGFAPLTSRGSQQYRALTVPELTQQVFDAKNMMAACDPRHGRYLTVAAVFRGRMSMKEVDEQMLNVQNKNSSYFVEWIPNNVKTAVCDIPPRGLKMAVTFIGNSTAIQELFKRISEQFTAMFRRKAFLHWYTGEGMDEMEFTEAESNMNDLVSEYQQYQDATAEEEGEFEEEVEEDA; from the exons ATGCCCCACCCCCCGAAGCCAGCTGGACTCAGCGCTGCCACAAACTCTGCACAGTCAGTAGGTCAGCAGCCTTCACTTACTTCCAGCGCTCTCTGCTCCATCACCAACTGTCCATCCATCATGAGGGAAATCGTGCACATCCAGGCCGGCCAGTGCGGGAACCAGATTGGTGCTAAG TTCTGGGAGGTGATCAGCGACGAGCACGGCATCGACCCGACAGGCACCTACCACGGAGACAGCGACCTGCAGCTGGACAGGATCAGCGTGTACTACAATGAAGCCACAG GTGGGAAGTACGTGCCCAGGGCCATCCTAGTTGACCTGGAGCCAGGAACCATGGACTCAGTCCGTTCTGGACCCTTTGGGCAAATCTTCAGACCCGACAACTTTGTCTTTG GTCAAAGTGGGGCAGGAAACAACTGGGCTAAAGGTCACTACACGGAGGGGGCCGAGCTGGTGGATTCAGTCCTGGACGTGGTGAGGAAAGAGGCCGAGAGCTGCGAGTGCCTGCAGGGTTTCCAGCTCACGCACTCTCTGGGAGGAGGCACCGGCTCCGGCATGGGAACCCTGCTCATCAGCAAGATCAGAGAGGAGTACCCCGACCGCATCATGAACACCTTCAGTGTGGTGCCCTCCCCTAAG GTATCAGACACGGTGGTGGAGCCCTACAACGCCACGCTGTCCGTTCACCAGCTGGTAGAAAACACCGATGAGACCTACTGCATTGACAACGAAGCTCTTTATGACATTTGCTTCCGCACCCTCAAGCTCACTACGCCCACCTACGGCGACCTGAACCACCTGGTTTCGGCCACCATGAGCGGCGTGACCACCTGTCTGCGTTTCCCCGGGCAGCTGAACGCCGATCTGAGGAAGCTGGCCGTCAACATGGTGCCCTTCCCTCGTCTCCACTTCTTCATGCCCGGCTTCGCCCCTCTCACCAGCCGGGGGAGCCAGCAGTACCGCGCCCTCACCGTGCCGGAGCTCACCCAGCAGGTGTTCGACGCCAAAAACATGATGGCGGCTTGCGACCCTCGCCACGGACGCTACCTGACGGTGGCCGCCGTGTTCCGTGGGCGCATGTCCATGAAGGAGGTGGATGAGCAGATGCTGAACGTCCAAAACAAGAACAGCAGCTACTTTGTGGAGTGGATCCCCAACAACGTCAAGACGGCCGTCTGCGACATCCCGCCGCGAGGCCTCAAGATGGCCGTGACCTTCATCGGCAACAGCACGGCCATTCAGGAGCTGTTCAAGCGCATCTCCGAGCAGTTCACGGCCATGTTCCGCCGCAAGGCCTTCCTCCACTGGTACACCGGCGAGGGCATGGATGAGATGGAGTTCACCGAGGCAGAGAGCAACATGAACGACCTGGTGTCAGAGTACCAGCAGTACCAGGACGCCACCGccgaggaggagggggagtttgaggaggaggtggaggaagatgcCTAA
- the LOC113014093 gene encoding uncharacterized protein LOC113014093 isoform X2: MKVIGAAVLSVLFSTVLPVSAKVKTEHRTAFFGEDVHIDVPRGNGSEVIFKSATSESYDMPLITAGKVVNHNISYSNTLGYLVLEDVQEQNEGTYIIKDTNNPNTERHFKLIVKDCALEQIVKYGETYYIHLSNIKGPITLEFRPSPSQLNQSETQYTTEPPPVVLYDQTGVLAEEYMKRLSVSEKRVVLHSVRMTDEGSFTVKDSEGKVKIRTCLNVRDHLYFKHLAYGDNFNMQLHLPYSSVNVVFKPKSDSRGRAIVDEGVVVTPMDPLLEGRVNVEGSHLTLKKVQVSDSGVFSVTDLAGHLVAAVYIDVAPYKLPPLTLAILALLGLVALMLLACLLSCIYKVHKRNEKNKKLTLIAQQAGKSDGEAFRQEPHTEPLLGGS; encoded by the exons ATGAAAGTAATCGGCGCCGCAGTGCTCAGCGTCCTGTTCAGCACGG TCCTGCCAGTATCTGCAAAAG TAAAAACAGAACACAGGACAGCTTTCTTTGGCGAGGACGTCCACATCGATGTCCCACGCGGGAATGGCAGCGAGGTCATCTTTAAATCTGCGACCAGCGAGTCCTACGACATGCCGCTGATCACAGCGGGGAAAGTGGTGAATCACAACATTTCCTATTCCAACACTTTGGGCTACCTGGTGCTGGAAGACGTGCAGGAGCAGAACGAGGGCACGTACATCATCAAGGACACAAACAATCCGAACACTGAAAGGCACTTCAAACTCATCGTCAAGG ACTGCGCTTTGGAGCAAATTGTCAAATACGGAGAAACCTACTACATCCATCTTAGCAACATTAAAGGACCCATCACCCTGGAGTTCAG GCCCAGTCCGTCTCAACTTAATCAGTCAGAGACGCAGTACACAACCGAGCCTCCACCTGTGGTGCTGTACGACCAGACGGGTGTGTTGGCAGAAGAATACATGAAACGCCTCAGCGTGTCGGAGAAGCGTGTGGTGCTGCACTCGGTCAGGATGACAGATGAAGGCAGCTTTACAGTAAAAGACAGCGAGGGCAAAGTCAAGATTCGGACCTGCCTGAATGTCAGAG ATCACCTGTATTTCAAGCACCTCGCTTATGGAGACAACTTCAACATGCAGCTCCACCTGCCCTACTCCAGCGTCAACGTCGTCTTCAAGCCCAAATCAGACAGTCGGGGCCGAGCCATCGTGGACGAGGGGGTTGTGGTGACGCCGATGGACCCGCTGCTGGAGGGCAGGGTGAACGTGGAGGGTTCACATCTCACCTTGAAGAAGGTCCAAGTGTCTGACTCGGGCGTCTTCAGTGTGACAGACCTGGCTGGGCATCTTGTAGCTGCTGTCTACATAGATGTAGCCC CTTATAAGCTGCCTCCCCTGACTCTGGCCATCCTCGCGCTGCTGGGCCTGGTTGCCCTCATGCTGCTGGCGTGCCTGCTGTCCTGCATCTATAAAGTACATAAGAGGAACGAGAAGAACAAGAAGTTGACGCTTATTGCTCAGCAGGCTGGCAAGAGTGACGGCGAGGCTTTCAGACAG